In one Asterias amurensis chromosome 9, ASM3211899v1 genomic region, the following are encoded:
- the LOC139942377 gene encoding GON-4-like protein isoform X2 gives MADTSKRKRRSSSSSSPECEQDPASKRSRLSPDIPGEISSGNVVSDSTVEKTASNPHLEPAISKDGVKASGGSDDQRLSSVESVLSDQEQSTQIVREAALEDSTSEQDFPKAVVSVDDDACPPTDVQNVEDEHSNSDTSPKELQQSSQDSSHECSRKSNEEYHTTVGEDRKSTDNVNNESTHEKIPDSPRFEGTNTSMASLDTVDMEAVQALTFLKQSASPTKVLSGPLSNQGNSDTRLYTGSIRRKGFAKGSLAKQKLKKNSQKKLTPVRSDETDSEGQQEGFSSSPSRMVIDMQPTRKSARQAAQEDKEKPWSAMMKKKAKKKLGRMFEAGGERKETRGRKKGSKGPSLDADEVQRANEACDLLEKRLEENAVKNNLSVVNVKNILHHVITNEHVLAMVRNTMDDGTPGDNIKSPSSPAVVFEPKMTRSKLKEVSEKSGNMGNVPFVWPVSPIKKSKQVPQFTDLMFSDSDDDDEDYKPSQEDLQKDESDYESITSFGSPCPSTPRSSLNTSFFEDTEEEGDVESAPPHSPLRPPSVSPSPAKGGHLRAVPVPMGPPPPKVRFDNKIKDDAKFLKQLDEVNMELEKSEDTIAHRTRSKFPIDIPLEEIEASFVAPDITADMFDTWDDCEDDNEWVRWLAGLQKTTDPEVSDVGDDDQNDPEYNFLAEEEAVDEEDFRNDKTVEITKKEVNELLDELIDAFENEDWAADFDMQHFDKPQQLTLSDMIAQRQMTYPKDGKGKKNVQQQQSQQQQQQQVMVFNHHERMQLQQQMQQHVQLLCQLNLLCRGSPAMEPHKNQAKQFLSELDMLAGRSEETVLANYMIVGVQQPYGPCSAFRPCNLAGALAICEQEFVVTEKELAIMNAHEAWKTVANETTRSKSHTIRSPPTEGAQNIIAHSRVFMYSELLPTVSLTEKPLQKIHFEKAEDRLILLGLMQYPLGNDRQSQYRLICQNMLPIKTNRQVMIHVKNMCCKKRNSDNIIRRWRKHNIMPDLSPLCAPILPGTEQSPVEQSQIYDKKPEWLKKLMYQAGFFPPTTTATETPATPSCSSSTPPPPVQQLQPPGDKPHTLTNTVITVRSIPTPLALPKRAILPKVGPQTTQGTVSNSTSKAAPSETDSSSPKSSSEGPQRPSTMLTQSCRIAPKALSCVTLQGTSANQPVLMLHPQQGVLNTIRGNAVQIITTTGGFTPVKGRQGCPSPSFTLLNSASDTKSPDTQTLTSTLRSRSKVSPTSVTPSGISALSNFKVRRLDNVSPEPPPEKDLQCHEEDNSSTNISKRQSESFELEKKSASRQKVRPSTLKGHSRSAFKISSSLGQNKKEPVSESNSPDAMKQPDSTKSISSSTASARPATQSATTSTTVTKTDKKCSNTLSESVAQKELPKPPSRSKSQTPDSLPGEEEDEDTTSREVVSPVDVLESGNSNSQDFVDAVDRPDGPQSLAQGEGETEEMAEELEKTMLNTKMAAKRMKSKLRKDLESTVVLLDSNIVSKDPKREERETSFSRAYLNKVKERFSSEPDRYIDFLGIFNSFSTSAELPVDELYHKICEVLHGNPDLIEDFTAFLPPDVALACGVLMENLEFAKARLFLRQVEVHFQKNPTQFQKVLTSITEWAGKENRTNNELKENIFPLLKGQPHLEQEFSLLFPDERPPDNYMMDFEEIVLDDEKEKEYDSFEEIEIPDSDEEIPITKSRVGRPPNKPPSSTQPPPGLRASALHGFLPNAKAALLKGRLPSILKSTSGGKKKSPALDPWQELNAHLQYGTQGCKCNCHEKSHDTRVQRKVRHCAYCSAMVTRTELISSLRGLTIANRRRGHLLSGSQQPGTSDDAPQRNSKRGSGRNPSGRKALKVQWAEAGDDQEMEEEEEEEEQNPYSDAVAHLSEICSNLADYLNENASLSEEDEEEEKESDDDDGNDDAEDGQEDDDYEDLEDEDEDKPEDEDEDDVEDDAVMTSEESHGVDGATPESSVSPVLSQGSHESCLSDSSGSRNTQQPAQLPSSQTTLLGSGVGLEGNGSRANSPVTYAKDERSTEEHLKELKSCLAKEKDEETMSNPSSVRSLTCHEILSDSPVRHFSAIGESSGQAGRSVSLSDSEKKDNVLFPQSDSSGMDSKSPCSVITAGSPAQVSASEKSVTSLPTKPTIRRVKTVRPTHIPDVPFGQRSKPVSLFESLAKSRPSPTEDDSLENPFKTEILKTEPEAESKNNFVESDQSNEPVPEKRNPEECKTELSGTVPAPEASAGLSEMPKTEEDSRAEQEKASGASSLLSAANVARRKDGEVVVVWTRDADRLLLQRCRDQGATEEVFEEVAKTLTDKSSEQVEQRFNTLMKLFQSASRDSEEDEESEEDASEDEENDQQESDSQDVDDNG, from the exons ATGGCTGACACAAGTAAAAGGAAGCGAAGAAGTTCATCAAGTTCTTCACCAGAATGTGAACAAGATCCCGCTTCAAAAAGATCACGACTTTCTCCAGACATTCCTGGAGAAATCTCAAGTGGAAATGTGGTATCTGATAGCACTGTTGAAAAAACGGCGTCAAACCCACACCTGGAGCCAGCCATCTCTAAAGATGGAGTTAAAGCAAGTGGTGGAAGTGATGATCAGAGACTTAGTTCAGTTGAGTCCGTGCTCTCCGATCAAGAGCAATCTACTCAAATAGTTAGAGAAGCTGCCCTCGAGGATTCTACCAGTGAACAAGATTTTCCTAAGGCAGTAGTGTCTGTAGATGATGATGCTTGTCCACCAACTGATGTCCAAAATGTTGAGGATGAACATTCAAACTCAGACACAAGTCCAAAAGAATTGCAGCAGTCGTCACAAGACAGTAGTCATGAATGCAGCAGAAAATCAAACGAGGAATATCACACAACTGTGGGTGAGGATAGAAAATCAACGGACAATGTTAACAATGAGAGCACACATGAAAAAATACCAGACTCGCCCCGTTTTGAAGGCACAAACACAAGCATGGCTTCACTGGACACTGTCGATATGGAAGCAGTTCAAGCACTGACTTTCCTAAAGCAGTCTGCATCACCAACAAAGGTCTTATCAGGGCCTTTGTCAAACCAAGGAAATAGCGATACGAGGTTGTACACCGGAAGTATCAGGAGAAAAGGTTTCGCAAAGGGCTcccttgcaaaacaaaaacttaaaaagaaCTCGCAAAAAAAGCTAACACCGGTGCGGTCCGACGAAACAGACTCCGAGGGACAACAGGAAGGCTTCTCCTCGTCACCCAGCAGGATGGTGATTGATATGCAACCGACGAGAAAGTCAGCGCGACAAGCAGCGCAGGAGGACAAGGAGAAACCCTGGAGTGCAATGATGAAGAAGAAAGCAAAGAAGAAACTTGGGAGGATGTTTGAGGCGGGCGGGGAGAGGAAGGAGACAAGAGGTCGGAAGAAAGGATCAAAGGGGCCCTCGCTTGATGCTGATGAGGTTCAGCGCGCAAATGAAGCGTGTGATCTCTTGGAGAAGAGACTTGAAGAGAATGCCGTCAAGAATAACCTTTCTGTGGTTAATGTGAAGAACATTCTACAT CATGTGATCACCAATGAGCACGTCTTAGCAATGGTACGTAACACAATGGATGATGGGACGCCGGGGGACAATATTAAATCTCCAAGCTCGCCGGCTGTTGTGTTT GAGCCTAAGATGACAAGATCGAAGCTCAAAGAAGTCTCTGAGAAGTCAGGAAACATGGGAAAT GTGCCGTTCGTTTGGCCCGTATCACCAATCAAGAAATCCAAACAGGTGCCACAGTTCACTGACCTGATGTTCTCGGACTCTGATGACGACGATGAGGACTACAAACCGAGCCAAGAAGACTTG CAAAAAGACGAGAGTGACTACGAGAGCATAACATCCTTCGGGTCTCCATGCCCAAGCACCCCTCGCTCCAGCCTCAACACCTCATTCTTTGAAGACACTGAAGAAGAAGGAGATGTAGAGTCAGCACCCCCTCACAGCCCCTTACGCCCCCCTAGCGTTTCCCCCTCACCTGCCAAAGGGGGGCATCTCCGGGCGGTGCCTGTACCCATGGGACCTCCCCCGCCCAAGGTGCGGTTTGATAATAAGATTAAAGATGACGCTAAGTTTCTTAAACAGCTGGATGAAGTTAACATGGAGTTGGAAAAATCTGAG GATACGATCGCCCATCGCACCCGCTCCAAGTTTCCCATCGACATACCCTTAGAAGAAATTGAGGCATCCTTCGTGGCTCCTGACATCACTGCAGACATGTTTGATACGTGGGATGACTGTGAAGATGATAACGAATGGGTCAGGTGGCTCGCTGGCCTCCAGAAGACCACTG ACCCAGAGGTTAGCGATGTGGGGGACGACGATCAAAACGATCCAGAGTATAATTTCTTGGCCGAGGAGGAGGCCGTAGATGAAGAAGACTTCCGCAATGATAAGACTGTCGAGATAACCA AGAAAGAAGTGAATGAACTCTTAGATGAACTAATAGACGCG TTTGAGAATGAGGACTGGGCAGCGGACTTTGACATGCAGCATTTCGACAAGCCTCAACAGCTGACCCTGTCGGACATGATCGCACAGCGGCAGATGACCTACCCTAAAGACGGCAAGGGGAAGAAGAACGTTCAACAGCAGCAGtcgcagcagcagcagcagcagcaagtCATGGTGTTCAACCACCATGAGAGGATGCAACTGCAGCAGCAAATGCAACAA CATGTGCAGCTGCTTTGTCAGCTGAACCTTCTCTGCAGGGGTAGCCCGGCTATGGAGCCACACAAAAACCAAGCCAAGCAGTTCCTG AGTGAGTTGGACATGCTTGCTGGTCGCAGCGAGGAGACGGTATTGGCGAACTACATGATAGTTGGTGTCCAGCAGCCTTATGGGCCTTGCTCAGCCTTTAGACCATGCAATCTAGCTGGTGCTCTGGCGATTTGTGAACAAGAATTTGTTGTCACGGAGAAAG AATTGGCTATTATGAATGCGCACGAAGCCTGGAAAACCGTAGCCAATGAAACGACCCGATCGAAATCGCATACTATCCGTAGTCCGCCTACAGAGGGTGCCCAAAATATTATCGCTCATAGTCGAGTCTTCATGTACTCGGAGCTGTTACCGACAGTCAGTCTGACGGAAAAACCTCTCCAGAAAATCCACTTCGAGAAGGCTGAAGACAG ATTGATTTTGTTGGGATTGATGCAGTATCCACTCGGCAACGACCGTCAATCTCAGTACAGGTTGATCTGCCAGAACATGTTACCCATCAAGACTAATCGCCAGGTCATGATTCATGTTAAGAATATGTGCTGTAAGAAACGAAACTCCGACAACATCATTAGG cgTTGGCGTAAGCACAACATCATGCCAGACCTGAGCCCGCTTTGTGCACCTATACTTCCCGGCACGGAGCAGTCTCCGGTAGAGCAATCTCAAATCTATGATAAGAAACCAGAGTGGTTAAAG AAACTCATGTACCAAGCAGGGTTCTTTCCTCCAACAACCACCGCGACTGAAACCCCAGCTACTCCTTCCTGTTCGTCCTCAACTCCACCCCCTCCGGTCCAACAGCTTCAACCCCCAGGGGATAAACCTCACACTCTGACCAACACCGTTATCACGGTTCGCTCCATTCCAACTCCGTTAGCACTTCCTAAACGAGCGATCCTTCCGAAAGTGGGTCCACAAACTACTCAGGGGACCGTAAGTAATTCCACTAGTAAGGCGGCTCCGTCAGAAACAGACTCCTCATCGCCCAAGTCTAGTTCAGAAGGTCCTCAAAGACCTAGCACCATGCTGACACAGAGCTGTCGAATCGCTCCAAAGGCCCTCAGTTGTGTGACTCTGCAAGGTACTTCGGCTAACCAACCCGTCTTGATGCTACACCCACAACAGGGTGTCCTGAATACTATCAGGGGCAATGCTGTACAGATTATTACAACCACTGGAGGGTTCACTCCAGTAAAAGGGCGACAAGGTTGTCCGAGCCCATCCTTTACTCTGCTCAATTCCGCTTCTGACACCAAATCTCCAGATACTCAGACGTTAACCTCTACACTCAGAAGCAGGTCCAAGGTGTCGCCAACCAGTGTCACTCCAAGTGGCATCTCAGCCCTCTCGAACTTCAAGGTGCGTAGGCTCGATAATGTTTCTCCAGAACCCCCGCCAGAAAAGGATCTTCAATGTCATGAAGAGGACAATAGTTCTACAAACATTTCCAAAAGGCAATCTGAATCTTTTGAACTAGAAAAAAAGTCTGCATCCAGACAAAAAGTAAGGCCGTCGACTTTAAAGGGTCACTCGAGGTCGGCTTTTAAAATCAGTTCCTCGCttggacaaaataaaaaagaacctGTCTCTGAGTCAAATAGCCCAGATGCTATGAAGCAGCCGGATTCTACTAAGAGCATCTCATCATCAACAGCTTCCGCACGTCCCGCAACTCAATCCGCTACAACCTCAACAACTGTCACAAAGACAGATAAGAAATGTTCAAACACTTTAAGCGAATCGGTTGCCCAGAAGGAGTTACCAAAACCCCCGTCCAGGAGCAAGAGTCAAACTCCAGACTCTTTACCTGGcgaagaggaggatgaggataCCACCAGCAGGGAAGTAGTTTCACCGGTCGACGTCTTAGAAAGTGGCAACTCTAACAGTCAAGACTTTGTGGATGCTGTTGACAGGCCTGATGGTCCTCAGAGTCTGGCTCAAGGGGAAGGCGAGACGGAAGAGATGGCGGAAGAGCTGGAGAAGACAATGCTGAACACGAAAATGGCTGCCAAGCGCATGAAGAGCAAGCTACGCAAGGATCTGGAGTCGACGGTGGTACTTCTGGATTCAAACATCGTGTCTAAAGATCCTAAG AGAGAAGAAAGGGAGACATCTTTTTCAAGGGCTTACCTCAACAAAGTCAAG GAGAGATTTTCTTCCGAGCCGGACCGATACATTGACTTCCTTGGGATCTTCAACTCATTCTCAACGAGTGCAGAGCTACCAGTAGACGAG TTATACCATAAGATATGTGAAGTATTACACGGCAACCCCGATCTCATTGAGGACTTCACAGCGTTTCTTCCTCCTGATGTGGCCCTCGCTTGTGGAGTG CTTATGGAGAACCTGGAGTTCGCTAAAGCGAGACTTTTCCTCCGTCAGGTTGAAGTTCATTTCCAGAAGAATCCCACCCAGTTCCAGAAAGTCCTTACTAGCATCACAGAGTGGGCTGGCAAAGAGAACAGGACAAATAATGAG CTGAAGGAAAACATCTTCCCTCTTCTGAAGGGCCAGCCTCACCTGGAGCAGGAGTTTTCTCTTCTATTCCCGGATGAGCGACCTCCGGACAATTACATGATGGACTTTGAGGAAATTGTTTTAGACGATGAGAAAGAGAAGGAG TATGACAGCTTCGAAGAGATTGAAATCCCAGACAGTGATGAGGAGATTCCGATCACCAAGTCCCGCGTCGGCCGACCACCCAACAAACCACCATCTAGCACCCAACCTCCCCCAGGGCTTAGGGCCTCTGCCCTCCATGGGTTCCTCCCCAACGCCAAGGCTGCCCTTCTCAAAGGACGACTCCCATCCATACTGAAGTCTACCTCAGGAGGAAAGAAGAAG AGTCCGGCATTAGACCCTTGGCAGGAGCTGAATGCCCATCTACAGTACGGTACCCAGGGATGTAAATGTAACTGCCATGAGAAGTCACATGACACTAGAGTACAACGGAAGGTCCGCCACTGTGCCTACTGCAGTGCTATG GTTACTCGGACAGAACTGATAAGTTCTCTCAGAGGGCTCACCATCGCCAACCGTCGAAGAGGGCATCTCCTCAGCGGCTCCCAGCAGCCGGGAACAAGCGACGACGCCCCCCAAAGAAACTCCAAGCGAGGATCAGGTCGGAACCCCTCGGGGCGGAAAGCCTTAAAGGTCCAGTGGGCTGAAGCTGGAGACGACCAAGAAATGGAAGAagaggaggaagaagaagaacagAATCCGTACAGCGACGCCGTCGCTCATCTATCCGAGATCTGCTCCAATCTCGCCGACTATCTCAACGAGAACGCTTCCTTATCGGAGGAAGACGAAGAGGAGGAGAAGGAATCTGACGATGATGATGGAAACGACGATGCGGAAGACGGTCAAGAAGATGACGATTATGAAGACTTGgaagatgaggatgaggatAAACCCGAAGATGAGGACGAGGATGATGTAGAAGATGATGCGGTGATGACCTCAGAGGAGAGTCACGGAGTTGATGGGGCGACGCCTGAGAGCTCCGTCTCACCCGTCCTGAGCCAGGGTAGCCATGAGAGCTGTCTGTCGGATAGTAGTGGTAGTCGGAACACACAGCAGCCAGCGCAACTACCAAGCTCACAGACTACATTGCTAG GGTCAGGTGTCGGTCTTGAAGGAAACGGTAGTCGTGCCAACTCTCCTGTGACGTACGCTAAGGATGAACGAAGCACCGAGGAGCACCTGAAGGAGCTGAAATCTTGCCTGGCTAAGGAGAAGGACGAGGAGACAATGTCGAATCCATCGTCTGTCCGGAGCTTAACGTGTCATGAGATACTGTCCGATTCCCCGGTCAGACATTTCAGCGCTATTGGGGAATCATCGGGCCAGGCGGGCAGATCGGTGTCATTATCGGACTCGGAAAAGAAAGATAATGTTTTGTTCCCACAGTCTGATTCATCAGGGATGGATTCCAAATCTCCCTGCAGTGTCATCACAGCAGGCAGTCCTGCTCAGGTCAGTGCTAGCGAGAAGAGCGTAACTTCATTACCAACAAAACCCACCATTCGGCGAGTGAAAACCGTCCGGCCGACCCACATCCCTGATGTGCCCTTTGGCCAGCGGAGCAAACCAGTCTCACTCTTTGAGAGTCTGGCAAAGAGTAGGCCGTCTCCCACGGAAGATGACTCTTTGGAAAATCCTTTCAAAACAGAAATTTTGAAAACAGAACCAGAAGCTGAgagtaaaaataattttgtagaaTCTGATCAATCTAACGAACCTGTTCCCGAGAAACGGAACCCAGAGGAATGTAAAACTGAACTGTCTGGAACAGTACCAGCGCCAGAAGCCTCTGCCGGGTTGTCGGAGATGCCCAAGACTGAAGAAGACTCGAGGGCGGAGCAAGAGAAAGCATCGGGGGCATCGTCGTTGTTATCAGCCGCGAATGTGGCCAGGAGGAAGGATGGAGAGGTGGTCGTAGTGTGGACAAG GGATGCGGATAGGCTGTTGTTGCAGAGATGCCGTGATCAAGGAGCAACGGAAGAAGTCTTTGAAGAGGTTGCCAAAACTCTCACTGATAAGTCATCTGAACAG GTGGAGCAGAGATTCAATACCCTGATGAAACTCTTTCAATCTGCGTCTCGGGACTCAGAAGAGGATGAGGAAAGTGAAGAAGATGCATCGGAGGATGAAGAAAATGATCAACAAGAATCAGACAGTCAAGATGTTGACGATAACGGCTAA